The following coding sequences lie in one Amycolatopsis cihanbeyliensis genomic window:
- a CDS encoding diacylglycerol/lipid kinase family protein — MRAVLVVNPQATATTPGGRDVLAHALASEVKLDVVETDHRGHARDVARAAARDEIDLVVAHGGDGTVNEVVNGLLADTPPRPGGHDSVPMLGVVPGGSANVFARALGHPRDPLEATHQLLHAIEERRTTRVGLGVADDRWFTFNAGLGWDADVVAGVDRRRGKRTSPGLYLRAAVACYLRPPRGRPPLTVRLPGEEAVAVTTAFVSNTDPWSYLGSRPIHLNTNCSFDTGLGLFALRNLGLLTVLRHLRQALRSKSKHRGRQLVRRDDLPIVRIDAEEPVNFQVDGDLVGQRTTVEFSSVPNALTVVC, encoded by the coding sequence ATGCGTGCCGTCCTCGTCGTGAATCCGCAGGCAACCGCGACCACCCCTGGTGGCCGCGATGTCCTGGCACACGCCCTCGCGAGCGAGGTGAAGCTCGACGTCGTCGAGACGGACCACCGCGGGCACGCACGGGACGTCGCCCGGGCGGCCGCTCGGGACGAGATCGACCTGGTGGTCGCGCATGGCGGTGACGGCACGGTTAACGAGGTCGTGAACGGGCTGCTCGCGGACACCCCGCCCCGGCCGGGCGGGCACGACTCGGTACCGATGCTGGGCGTGGTGCCCGGCGGGTCGGCGAATGTCTTCGCCCGCGCCCTCGGACATCCGCGCGACCCACTCGAGGCCACCCATCAACTGCTGCACGCCATCGAGGAGCGGCGAACCACCCGGGTGGGCCTTGGCGTGGCCGACGACCGCTGGTTCACCTTCAACGCGGGCCTGGGCTGGGATGCCGACGTGGTCGCGGGCGTGGACCGCAGGCGGGGTAAGCGCACCAGTCCCGGCTTGTACCTGCGCGCCGCGGTCGCCTGCTACCTGCGCCCGCCGCGAGGCAGGCCGCCGCTGACCGTACGACTACCCGGCGAGGAAGCCGTCGCGGTGACCACGGCCTTCGTCTCCAACACCGATCCGTGGAGCTATCTGGGTTCCCGGCCGATCCATCTGAACACCAACTGCTCGTTCGATACCGGTCTCGGCCTGTTCGCGCTGCGCAACCTCGGGCTGCTCACCGTGTTGCGCCACCTCCGGCAGGCGCTGCGCAGCAAGAGCAAGCACCGCGGCAGGCAACTCGTGCGCCGGGACGATCTGCCGATCGTCCGGATCGACGCGGAAGAACCGGTAAACTTTCAGGTGGACGGTGACCTGGTCGGCCAGCGAACGACGGTGGAGTTCAGCAGCGTGCCGAACGCGCTGACCGTCGTGTGCTGA
- a CDS encoding WhiB family transcriptional regulator produces the protein MDWRHRAACRDEDPELFFPVGTSGPAISQIAQAKAVCHRCTVASDCLAWALASGQDAGVWGGMSEEERRALKRRRSHIGTRSNA, from the coding sequence ATGGACTGGCGCCACCGCGCGGCCTGCCGAGACGAGGACCCCGAACTGTTCTTCCCCGTGGGAACGAGCGGTCCTGCGATCTCGCAGATCGCCCAGGCTAAAGCTGTGTGCCACCGCTGTACTGTCGCGTCGGACTGCTTGGCCTGGGCATTGGCCAGCGGCCAGGACGCCGGCGTGTGGGGCGGTATGAGCGAGGAAGAGCGTCGCGCGCTGAAGCGCCGTCGCTCGCACATCGGTACGCGCAGTAACGCCTGA
- a CDS encoding sensor histidine kinase: protein MSTLAELLAEHTGLSGEAADHLQLVVAEWQLLADLSFADFLLWVPVDAGERPAEHAAGDLGEPDGTDDFVCVAQARPTTAPTAHPEDVVGARFTTADHPQLSRAIREVRICREEDPHWYLDLPMRREAIPVSFGDTVVAVLSRETNLAAPRVPSPLEIAYLGSAADLCQMIADGTFPSAGSPTDVHTSPRVGDGLIRLDSAGGVVFASPNGLSAYHRMGHESDLVGVRLAPLTRSLIRDPFDATEVSHRILDALDGKPGSRIEVDSRRGAVVLFRALPLRPAGQPAGALVLVRDVTEVKRRDRALMSKDATIREIHHRVKNNLQTVAALLRLQSRRTSNREARHALSDSVRRVTSIAMVHEALSMSVDERVDLDKLLDNVLPMVGEVATAEPHVSLERSGSFGVVAAEIATPLVMVLTELVQNAMGHAFPDSRPGKVEITVERSARRMDVLIRDDGQGLPAGFSLERADGLGLQIVRTLVESELCGSLSLRGPRSGGTEAALRIPLSRRL, encoded by the coding sequence TTGTCCACGCTAGCCGAACTGCTCGCCGAGCACACCGGCCTCTCCGGGGAGGCCGCCGACCATCTGCAGCTGGTGGTCGCCGAATGGCAGCTGCTGGCCGACCTTTCCTTCGCCGACTTCCTGCTCTGGGTGCCGGTGGACGCCGGGGAGCGGCCGGCCGAGCATGCCGCCGGTGACCTCGGCGAGCCGGACGGTACCGACGACTTTGTGTGCGTGGCGCAGGCCCGGCCGACCACCGCGCCCACCGCGCATCCGGAGGATGTGGTCGGGGCCAGGTTCACCACCGCGGACCATCCCCAGCTGTCCAGGGCCATCCGGGAGGTCCGGATCTGCCGGGAGGAGGACCCGCACTGGTACCTGGATCTCCCGATGCGCCGCGAGGCGATCCCGGTCAGCTTCGGTGACACGGTGGTCGCGGTGCTCAGCAGGGAGACCAACCTGGCGGCACCGCGGGTGCCGAGCCCGCTGGAGATCGCCTACCTGGGTAGCGCGGCCGACCTGTGCCAGATGATCGCCGACGGGACCTTCCCGAGCGCGGGCAGCCCGACCGATGTACATACCAGCCCCCGGGTGGGTGACGGGCTGATCCGGTTGGACTCCGCGGGCGGGGTGGTGTTCGCCAGCCCGAACGGGCTTTCCGCGTATCACCGGATGGGGCACGAGTCCGATCTGGTCGGGGTGCGGCTCGCCCCGCTGACCCGTTCGCTGATCCGGGACCCTTTCGATGCCACCGAGGTGTCCCATCGCATTCTCGACGCGCTGGACGGGAAGCCGGGCAGTCGGATCGAAGTGGACTCCCGGCGCGGGGCCGTGGTGCTGTTCCGCGCGTTGCCGTTGCGGCCCGCCGGGCAACCGGCCGGCGCGCTGGTTCTGGTCCGGGACGTGACCGAGGTGAAACGCCGCGATCGCGCGTTGATGTCCAAGGACGCCACCATCCGGGAGATCCATCACCGGGTGAAGAACAACCTGCAGACGGTGGCGGCCCTGCTGCGGCTGCAGTCCCGGCGAACCTCCAATCGGGAGGCACGGCACGCGCTCAGTGACTCGGTGCGCAGGGTGACCTCGATCGCGATGGTGCACGAGGCACTGTCGATGTCCGTGGACGAGCGGGTCGACCTGGACAAGCTGCTGGACAACGTGTTGCCCATGGTCGGCGAGGTGGCCACCGCGGAACCCCATGTGAGCCTGGAGCGCAGCGGGTCGTTCGGGGTGGTGGCCGCGGAGATCGCCACGCCGCTGGTGATGGTGCTGACCGAGTTGGTGCAGAACGCGATGGGGCACGCCTTCCCGGACAGCAGGCCGGGCAAGGTGGAGATCACTGTGGAGCGTTCGGCCCGCCGGATGGATGTGTTGATCCGGGACGACGGGCAGGGCCTACCTGCCGGGTTCTCCCTGGAACGCGCGGACGGGCTCGGCCTGCAGATCGTGCGGACCCTGGTGGAATCCGAGCTCTGCGGCTCGCTGTCGCTGCGCGGTCCGCGTTCCGGCGGCACCGAAGCGGCCCTTCGCATTCCCCTCAGCCGCCGGCTCTGA
- a CDS encoding 50S ribosomal protein bL37: MSKRARKRRDRKKNSANHGKKPNS; encoded by the coding sequence ATGTCGAAGCGCGCCCGTAAGCGTCGCGACCGGAAGAAGAACAGCGCGAACCACGGCAAGAAGCCGAACAGCTGA
- the rsrA gene encoding mycothiol system anti-sigma-R factor — protein MSNACGDSDKVSCEEALAEIYLLLDQECSKEHEAQLRKHLEDCPPCLEEYGIDEQLKVLLARKCGGEHAPDELKSRLRASIRRTVEERAGHLVERTEVNVERRAE, from the coding sequence ATGAGCAATGCCTGTGGAGACTCCGACAAGGTCAGCTGCGAGGAGGCGCTGGCCGAGATCTACCTGCTGCTGGACCAGGAGTGCAGCAAGGAGCACGAGGCCCAACTGCGCAAGCACCTCGAGGACTGCCCGCCCTGCCTCGAGGAGTACGGGATCGACGAGCAGCTCAAGGTGCTGCTGGCCCGCAAGTGCGGTGGCGAGCACGCGCCGGACGAGTTGAAGAGCAGGCTGCGGGCGTCCATCCGGCGGACCGTCGAGGAACGTGCCGGGCACCTCGTGGAGCGGACCGAGGTGAACGTCGAGCGGCGCGCCGAGTAG